A part of Streptomyces sp. NBC_01235 genomic DNA contains:
- a CDS encoding serine hydrolase domain-containing protein → MALLRQEVDPSEVGLDAKALDRLDQHVAHYVDEGRLPGFLVAVSRGGRVAHVTAHGLRDIAAGLPVEPDTLYRIYSMTKPVTSVAALILMEEGRLSLDDPVADHLPAFADQRVYAGGSGVGLTTRPVEQPLLVKHLMTHTAGLTFAFYHCHPVDALYREAGLESAVLPGSDLARTVEAYARLPLQFEPGTQWNYSVSTNVLGRIIEVVSGRPLDEFLAERIFRPLGMPDAGFQVTDEQAGRLAELYSDTDDGRIEPIPGLPLFGRPRFLSGSGGMVATAYDIHRFTELLRRRGELDGVRLLAPETVDLMTRNHLPGGADLRAFGSRPAHDEPGNDGVGFGLGVSVVTDPERTQAPAGLGTYGWSGVATTTFWVDPAHDLTVQFLTQLRPRKSLKLYPDLKRLVHEAVTG, encoded by the coding sequence ATGGCACTGCTGCGACAAGAGGTCGACCCGAGCGAGGTCGGGCTGGACGCGAAGGCGCTGGACCGCCTCGACCAGCACGTCGCCCACTATGTCGACGAAGGGCGCCTGCCCGGATTCCTCGTGGCCGTCTCCCGCGGGGGCCGGGTCGCACACGTCACCGCGCACGGCCTCCGCGACATCGCCGCCGGGCTGCCCGTCGAGCCCGACACCCTCTACCGGATCTACTCGATGACCAAGCCGGTCACCTCGGTCGCCGCGCTGATACTGATGGAGGAGGGCCGGCTGAGTCTCGACGACCCGGTCGCCGATCATCTCCCGGCCTTCGCCGACCAGCGGGTGTACGCGGGCGGCTCCGGCGTCGGCCTCACCACCCGCCCGGTCGAGCAACCTCTGCTCGTGAAGCACCTCATGACCCACACCGCGGGTCTGACCTTCGCCTTCTACCACTGCCACCCCGTCGACGCGCTCTACCGCGAGGCCGGTCTGGAGTCGGCGGTGCTGCCGGGCTCGGACCTGGCCAGGACGGTGGAGGCTTATGCGCGGCTGCCGTTGCAGTTCGAGCCGGGCACGCAGTGGAACTACTCGGTGTCCACCAATGTCCTGGGCCGGATCATCGAGGTCGTCTCCGGCCGCCCCCTGGACGAGTTCCTCGCGGAGCGGATCTTCCGCCCGCTCGGCATGCCGGACGCGGGTTTCCAGGTCACGGACGAGCAGGCCGGCCGACTTGCGGAGCTGTACAGCGACACCGACGACGGCCGCATCGAGCCGATCCCGGGCCTGCCGCTGTTCGGCCGGCCGCGGTTCCTGTCGGGCAGCGGTGGCATGGTGGCGACCGCATACGACATCCACCGCTTCACCGAGTTGCTGCGCCGGCGCGGGGAACTCGACGGCGTCCGCCTCCTCGCGCCGGAGACGGTCGATCTGATGACCCGCAACCACCTCCCCGGCGGTGCCGACCTGCGAGCCTTCGGCAGCCGCCCCGCCCACGACGAACCCGGCAACGACGGAGTCGGCTTCGGCCTCGGCGTCTCCGTGGTCACCGACCCGGAGCGCACCCAGGCCCCTGCCGGCCTCGGCACCTACGGCTGGAGCGGCGTCGCCACGACGACGTTCTGGGTCGACCCGGCCCACGATCTGACCGTCCAGTTCCTGACCCAGCTGAGGCCGAGGAAGTCCCTGAAGCTGTACCCCGACCTCAAGCGGCTGGTCCACGAGGCGGTCACGGGCTGA
- a CDS encoding MFS transporter, with product MSVPSAAPPGQPKKAATAAWIGSALEYYDFFIYGSAAALIFPKVFFDESDPATATLLSLATFGVAYAARPVGALFLGHFGDRVGRKKIMVFTLILMGVSTFLIGCLPTRAQVGGLAPVLLVLCRVLQGISAAGEQASANSMTLEHAPSHRRGFFTSFTLSGTQGGQLLATLVFIPIAALPEDQLLSWGWRVPFWLSIAVAVVGYVIRRKLEETPAFAAQQATGEVVKLPLAVLLREHWADVLRVIAGALVASVSTIFTVWALAYATGDSVGMSRSSMLWVGALANLVALAAIPLWATLSDRIGRRPVYLIGAAGSAVMMFAYLWAISTGSYPLILLLGIVTFGVVYSAANGVWPSFYGEMFSTRVRLSGMAIGTQIGFAVAGFAVTFAAQIAGPDGDDWSSVALFTAALCVPPVIAVLSARETAKVPTELLGERDAREASQPETVTA from the coding sequence GTGTCCGTCCCCTCCGCCGCACCCCCCGGCCAGCCGAAGAAAGCCGCCACGGCGGCCTGGATCGGCAGCGCCCTGGAGTACTACGACTTCTTCATCTACGGCAGCGCGGCAGCCCTGATCTTCCCGAAGGTCTTCTTCGACGAGTCCGATCCGGCCACCGCGACCCTGCTGTCGCTGGCCACGTTCGGCGTCGCCTACGCGGCCCGTCCCGTCGGCGCGCTCTTCCTCGGGCACTTCGGCGACCGGGTCGGCCGCAAGAAGATCATGGTCTTCACGCTGATCCTGATGGGCGTCTCGACGTTCCTCATCGGCTGTCTGCCCACCCGCGCCCAGGTCGGCGGTCTCGCGCCGGTCCTGCTGGTGCTGTGCCGTGTCCTGCAGGGCATCTCCGCGGCCGGCGAGCAGGCCAGCGCCAACTCGATGACGCTGGAACACGCACCGTCGCACCGGCGCGGCTTCTTCACCAGTTTCACCCTGAGCGGCACCCAGGGCGGTCAGCTCCTCGCCACGCTCGTCTTCATCCCGATCGCGGCCCTCCCCGAGGACCAGTTGCTGTCCTGGGGCTGGCGGGTGCCGTTCTGGCTGAGCATCGCGGTCGCCGTCGTCGGCTACGTCATCCGCCGCAAGCTGGAGGAGACCCCGGCCTTCGCGGCCCAGCAGGCCACCGGCGAGGTCGTCAAGCTGCCGCTGGCGGTGCTGCTGCGCGAGCACTGGGCGGACGTCCTGCGGGTGATCGCGGGTGCGCTGGTCGCCTCGGTCAGCACCATCTTCACGGTGTGGGCGCTGGCGTACGCGACCGGCGACTCGGTCGGCATGAGCCGCTCCTCCATGCTGTGGGTGGGCGCGCTGGCGAACCTGGTGGCGCTGGCGGCCATCCCCCTGTGGGCCACGCTGTCCGACCGCATCGGCCGCCGTCCGGTGTACCTGATCGGCGCGGCCGGCAGCGCGGTGATGATGTTCGCCTACCTGTGGGCGATCTCCACCGGCTCCTACCCGCTGATCCTGCTCCTGGGCATCGTCACCTTCGGTGTGGTCTACAGCGCCGCCAACGGCGTGTGGCCCTCCTTCTACGGCGAGATGTTCTCCACGCGCGTCCGCCTGTCCGGCATGGCGATCGGCACCCAGATCGGCTTCGCCGTGGCCGGCTTCGCGGTCACCTTCGCCGCGCAGATCGCGGGCCCGGACGGCGACGACTGGTCCTCGGTGGCCCTCTTCACGGCGGCACTGTGCGTCCCGCCGGTGATCGCGGTGCTGTCCGCCCGGGAGACCGCGAAGGTCCCGACGGAACTGCTCGGCGAACGGGACGCACGGGAGGCGTCACAGCCGGAAACGGTTACTGCCTGA
- a CDS encoding TetR/AcrR family transcriptional regulator, whose product MTSVDEPARPHGNGRLRDAARTRAEILDVATQEFARVGYAGARVDDIAARTSTTKRMIYYYFGGKEQLFTAVLERAYGVIREAEQRLDVEHLDPVAAIRRLAELTFDHHEQHPDFIRLVSIENIHEAEHIAASEKLGRIGSPALDVIRRILTSGQESGLFTAEVDAVDLHAMISSFCFFRVANRHTFGALFGRDLVDPAQREHYRTMLGDMVIAYLTAERTAD is encoded by the coding sequence ATGACCAGCGTCGACGAACCGGCACGACCCCACGGCAACGGGCGGCTGCGCGACGCCGCCCGGACCCGGGCCGAAATCCTCGACGTGGCGACCCAGGAGTTCGCCCGGGTCGGCTACGCCGGGGCCCGGGTGGACGACATCGCCGCCCGCACCAGCACCACGAAGCGGATGATCTACTACTACTTCGGCGGCAAGGAGCAGCTGTTCACGGCCGTCCTGGAGCGGGCGTACGGCGTGATCCGCGAGGCCGAGCAGCGGCTCGACGTCGAGCACCTCGACCCGGTCGCGGCCATCCGCCGGCTGGCGGAGCTGACCTTCGACCACCACGAGCAGCACCCCGACTTCATCCGCCTGGTGAGCATCGAGAACATCCACGAGGCCGAGCACATCGCCGCCTCCGAGAAGCTCGGCCGGATCGGCTCCCCGGCGCTCGACGTGATCCGCCGCATCCTGACCTCCGGGCAGGAGTCCGGCCTGTTCACGGCCGAGGTGGACGCCGTCGACCTGCACGCGATGATCAGCTCGTTCTGCTTCTTCCGGGTGGCAAACCGGCACACGTTCGGCGCGCTGTTCGGGCGCGACCTGGTCGACCCCGCCCAGCGCGAGCACTACCGCACCATGCTCGGCGACATGGTGATCGCCTATCTGACGGCGGAGCGGACGGCCGACTGA